Proteins co-encoded in one Methylobacterium sp. WL1 genomic window:
- the argH gene encoding argininosuccinate lyase: MSNRMWGGRFASGPAEIMEEINASIGFDKRLAPQDIRGSLAHVAMLGAAGILPADDVAAIEAGLKSVRDEIEAGRFVFKRELEDIHMSVESRLTEIVGPAAGRLHTARSRNDQVATDMKLWVRDTLDSLDQQAADLQRALADTALKHAGTVMPGFTHLQSAQPVTFGHHCLAYVEMLARDRGRFRDARARLNECPLGAAALAGTSFPIDRHATASALGFDRPTANSLDSVADRDFALESLAAASICAVHLSRFAEELVIWTSAQFNFVKLSDGYTTGSSIMPQKRNPDAAELVRAKSGRIIGALTGLLVVMKGLPLAYSKDMQEDKEGTFDALQALSLCLAAMTGMVKDLEPNAAVLARAAGSGYATATDLADWLVRELGLPFRQAHHVTGRLVGAASAKGVGLEDLSLPEMQEAEPRITDAVYAVLGVENSVASRTSYGGTAPDNVRTQAQGWIERLG, encoded by the coding sequence ATGAGCAACCGGATGTGGGGCGGCCGCTTTGCCAGCGGCCCGGCGGAGATCATGGAGGAGATCAACGCCTCCATCGGATTCGACAAGCGCCTCGCGCCCCAGGATATCCGCGGCTCGCTGGCGCATGTGGCGATGCTCGGCGCGGCCGGCATCCTCCCGGCAGACGATGTGGCCGCGATCGAGGCCGGGCTCAAGTCCGTCCGCGACGAGATCGAGGCGGGCCGGTTCGTGTTCAAGCGCGAGCTCGAGGACATCCACATGTCGGTGGAGAGCCGGCTCACCGAGATCGTCGGCCCGGCCGCCGGGCGCCTGCACACCGCGCGCTCGCGCAACGACCAGGTCGCCACCGACATGAAGCTGTGGGTGCGCGACACCCTCGACTCCCTCGACCAGCAGGCCGCCGACCTGCAGCGGGCGCTGGCGGACACGGCGCTCAAGCACGCCGGCACGGTGATGCCGGGCTTCACCCATCTCCAGTCGGCCCAGCCGGTCACCTTCGGCCATCATTGCCTGGCCTATGTCGAGATGCTGGCCCGGGACCGCGGCCGGTTCCGCGACGCGCGGGCACGGCTCAACGAGTGCCCGCTCGGCGCCGCGGCGCTCGCCGGCACGTCCTTCCCGATCGACCGGCACGCCACCGCGTCCGCGTTGGGATTCGACCGGCCCACCGCCAACTCCCTGGATTCGGTCGCCGACCGCGACTTCGCCCTGGAATCGCTCGCCGCCGCCTCGATCTGCGCCGTGCATCTCTCGCGCTTCGCCGAGGAGCTGGTGATCTGGACCTCGGCGCAGTTCAACTTCGTCAAGCTGTCGGACGGCTACACCACCGGCTCGTCGATCATGCCGCAGAAGCGCAACCCCGACGCGGCCGAGCTGGTGCGGGCCAAGTCCGGCCGGATCATCGGCGCGCTCACCGGCCTGCTGGTCGTGATGAAGGGCCTGCCGCTCGCCTATTCGAAGGACATGCAAGAGGACAAGGAGGGCACGTTCGACGCCCTCCAGGCGCTCTCCCTGTGCCTGGCCGCCATGACCGGCATGGTGAAGGACCTGGAGCCCAACGCCGCGGTGCTCGCCCGAGCCGCCGGTTCCGGCTACGCCACCGCCACCGATCTCGCCGACTGGCTGGTGCGCGAGCTCGGCCTGCCGTTCCGCCAGGCCCATCACGTCACCGGCCGCCTGGTCGGCGCCGCCTCGGCCAAGGGGGTGGGACTGGAGGACCTGTCGCTGCCCGAGATGCAGGAGGCCGAGCCGCGCATCACCGACGCGGTCTACGCCGTGCTCGGGGTCGAGAACTCGGTGGCCAGCCGGACCAGCTACGGCGGCACCGCGCCGGACAACGTCCGGACGCAGGCGCAGGGCTGGATCGAACGGCTCGGCTGA
- a CDS encoding carbamoyltransferase C-terminal domain-containing protein, producing the protein MRFYLGLATTFHDPALALVGPDGAVLFAEATERFLQYKRAPNCEPDIPARVTGLVQDYVPAGSEIVVASSWGGQFADFLRGQAGAGAFDLMALAAHTTALNRSFVPEQAERVFIADLHAAQARAGHGTLLALNQEARITGTPRATIAGQRRYPHHLCHAAYGLWGSPFAEATALVVDGMGETGAVAIYRLRDGRLTELRRHRGRGSLGFLYGLVTDLAGFDQVKGEEWKIMGLAPYGRPDPELAALLARLCTVEAGRLRFAEAATIQAVAAELRARRPADTREQGWADLARCGQDFFGTLMDVLVAEAAALGPSENLVIAGGCGLNSSYNGRVLGRSGFTRLHVPSAPADDGNAVGAAWLAYAEDNPDWAGPPAASRPLTPYLGSRVSTAPMERLAEQEPRARRVGHAEATRAAAEILAAGGLVGWVQGRAEFGPRALGNRSILADPRPEGAKDALNAKVKYREAFRPFAPSILAEAGPDWFEDYADSPYMERTLVWRAPVRARVPAVVHQDGTGRLQSVTPERNPAYAALIRAFADITGVPILLNTSFNVMGKPILDSAEDAILMFYTTGLDALVVEDWLVVK; encoded by the coding sequence ATGCGGTTCTATCTCGGCCTCGCCACGACCTTCCACGATCCAGCGCTCGCCCTCGTCGGGCCCGATGGCGCCGTGCTGTTCGCCGAGGCCACGGAGCGCTTCCTCCAGTACAAGCGCGCCCCGAACTGCGAGCCGGACATCCCGGCCCGGGTGACCGGCCTCGTGCAGGACTACGTGCCGGCCGGATCGGAGATCGTGGTCGCCTCGTCCTGGGGGGGCCAGTTCGCCGACTTCCTGCGCGGGCAGGCCGGGGCCGGCGCGTTCGACCTGATGGCGCTGGCCGCCCACACCACGGCGCTCAACCGCTCCTTCGTGCCCGAGCAGGCCGAGCGGGTGTTCATCGCCGACCTCCACGCCGCGCAGGCGCGGGCCGGCCACGGCACCCTGCTGGCCCTCAACCAGGAGGCGCGGATCACCGGGACGCCGCGCGCGACGATCGCCGGGCAGCGGCGCTACCCGCACCATCTCTGCCACGCCGCCTACGGGCTGTGGGGCAGCCCGTTCGCGGAGGCCACCGCCCTGGTGGTCGACGGCATGGGCGAAACCGGCGCGGTCGCGATCTACCGGTTGCGGGACGGCCGGCTCACGGAGCTGCGCCGCCACCGCGGACGCGGCTCGCTCGGCTTCCTGTACGGGCTCGTCACCGATCTCGCCGGCTTCGACCAGGTGAAGGGCGAGGAATGGAAGATCATGGGGCTCGCCCCCTACGGACGCCCCGACCCGGAGCTGGCCGCCCTGCTGGCCCGCCTCTGCACGGTCGAGGCCGGGCGCCTGCGCTTCGCCGAGGCCGCGACGATCCAGGCGGTCGCCGCCGAACTCCGCGCGCGCCGCCCCGCGGACACCCGGGAGCAGGGCTGGGCCGACCTCGCCCGCTGCGGCCAGGATTTTTTTGGGACTTTGATGGATGTGCTGGTGGCCGAGGCGGCGGCACTCGGCCCCTCCGAGAACCTCGTGATCGCCGGGGGCTGCGGGCTCAACTCGTCGTATAACGGCCGGGTGCTCGGCCGCTCCGGCTTCACCCGGCTGCACGTCCCCTCGGCGCCGGCCGACGACGGCAACGCCGTGGGCGCCGCGTGGCTCGCCTACGCGGAGGACAATCCGGACTGGGCCGGCCCGCCCGCGGCCTCGCGCCCGCTGACGCCCTATCTCGGCTCCCGGGTCTCCACCGCCCCGATGGAGCGGCTGGCCGAGCAGGAGCCGCGGGCCCGACGCGTCGGCCACGCGGAGGCGACCCGGGCCGCCGCCGAAATTCTCGCCGCGGGCGGCCTCGTCGGCTGGGTGCAGGGCCGGGCGGAGTTCGGCCCCCGGGCGCTCGGCAACCGCTCGATCCTGGCCGATCCGCGGCCGGAGGGCGCCAAGGACGCGCTGAACGCCAAGGTGAAGTACCGCGAGGCGTTCCGGCCGTTCGCGCCCTCGATCCTGGCGGAGGCCGGGCCGGACTGGTTCGAGGATTACGCCGACAGCCCCTACATGGAGCGCACGCTGGTCTGGCGCGCGCCGGTCCGCGCCCGCGTGCCGGCGGTGGTCCACCAGGACGGCACCGGCCGGCTCCAGAGCGTCACGCCGGAGCGCAACCCCGCCTACGCGGCGCTGATCCGCGCCTTCGCGGACATCACCGGGGTGCCGATCCTGCTCAACACCAGCTTCAACGTGATGGGCAAGCCGATCCTCGACAGCGCGGAGGACGCCATCCTGATGTTCTACACCACCGGCCTCGACGCCCTCGTGGTCGAGGATTGGCTGGTGGTGAAATAG
- a CDS encoding TlpA disulfide reductase family protein, with protein sequence MPGRTSILAGAGLAALAVLGTALYGSGLLPGNMAGAPQPCAGATQAVARVDASAKGEVAGMQAVTQARPAPEIRFKGPDGAETALSDLKGRLLLVNLWATWCAPCKAEMPALDRLQAELGGPDFTVVAINVDTRNLDKPPEWLKQAGIHALAFYADPGGRVLPTIQRDTQSPGLPTTMLIDPQGCTIGVMKGPAAWSSPDGLGLIRAVLGRTS encoded by the coding sequence ATGCCCGGCCGCACATCCATCCTGGCCGGCGCGGGCCTCGCTGCGCTCGCCGTCCTTGGGACCGCCCTATACGGGAGCGGTCTCCTGCCCGGCAACATGGCCGGGGCGCCCCAGCCCTGCGCGGGGGCAACACAAGCGGTCGCCCGGGTCGATGCGTCCGCCAAGGGCGAGGTCGCCGGCATGCAGGCCGTGACGCAGGCGCGGCCCGCGCCGGAGATCCGGTTCAAGGGGCCGGACGGCGCCGAGACCGCGCTGTCCGACCTCAAGGGCCGGCTGCTGCTGGTCAACCTCTGGGCGACCTGGTGCGCCCCCTGCAAGGCCGAGATGCCGGCGCTCGACCGCCTCCAGGCGGAACTCGGCGGCCCCGATTTCACGGTCGTGGCGATCAACGTCGACACCCGCAACCTCGACAAGCCGCCGGAATGGTTGAAGCAGGCTGGCATCCACGCCCTCGCCTTCTACGCCGACCCGGGCGGGCGCGTGCTGCCCACGATCCAGCGCGACACGCAATCCCCGGGCCTGCCGACCACGATGCTGATCGACCCGCAGGGCTGCACCATCGGGGTGATGAAGGGCCCCGCCGCCTGGTCGAGCCCGGACGGGCTGGGGTTGATCCGCGCGGTTTTGGGGCGGACGTCCTGA
- the nhaA gene encoding Na+/H+ antiporter NhaA, which yields MKPPPNPGRAPSARGPRPLSAIRTMLASEAAGGLILMAAAALALVVANGPFAAAYAHGLHAALGPMSVQHWINDGLMAGFFLLVGLEIKREALDGRLRTWPDRVLPGIAAFGGMAMPALVYAAANLGAGTLRGWAIPAATDIAFALGVLALLGKRVPVSLKIFLSAVAIVDDLGAVVVIALFYGSGLDAGMLGLAALVLAGLYGLNRVGVTWLPVYLLLGLVLWVLVLRSGIHATVAGVLLALTIPIRVSPGRPEDVSSPLHRLEHALAPWITYLVVPVFGFANAGVDLTGLTLDALLQPVTLGIAAGLFLGKQAGVFASLRLAVALGWAQRPAGAGWGQVYGVAVLCGIGFTMSLFIGGLAFADPQHETAVKLGVLAGSALSGLAGAAILLLVPRPAAIR from the coding sequence ATGAAGCCGCCTCCGAATCCCGGCCGTGCCCCATCGGCCCGCGGTCCGCGCCCGCTCTCGGCCATCCGCACCATGCTCGCGAGCGAGGCCGCGGGTGGGCTGATCCTCATGGCCGCGGCGGCGCTGGCCCTCGTGGTCGCCAACGGCCCGTTCGCTGCCGCTTACGCGCACGGGCTCCACGCCGCCCTCGGGCCGATGAGCGTGCAGCACTGGATCAACGACGGCCTGATGGCCGGGTTCTTCCTGCTGGTCGGGCTGGAGATCAAGCGCGAGGCGCTCGACGGGCGGCTGCGCACCTGGCCGGACCGGGTGCTGCCCGGCATCGCGGCGTTCGGCGGCATGGCGATGCCGGCCCTGGTCTACGCGGCGGCCAATCTCGGCGCCGGGACCCTGCGCGGCTGGGCGATCCCGGCGGCGACCGACATCGCCTTCGCGCTCGGCGTCCTGGCGCTGCTCGGCAAGCGGGTGCCGGTCTCGCTCAAGATCTTCCTGAGCGCCGTGGCCATCGTCGACGACCTCGGCGCCGTGGTGGTGATCGCGCTGTTCTACGGCTCCGGACTCGATGCCGGGATGCTGGGGCTCGCCGCCCTCGTGCTCGCCGGCCTCTACGGCCTCAACCGGGTGGGCGTGACCTGGCTGCCGGTCTACCTGCTGCTCGGCCTGGTGCTGTGGGTGCTGGTGCTGCGCTCCGGGATCCACGCCACCGTGGCCGGCGTGCTGCTGGCGCTCACGATCCCGATCCGGGTGAGCCCCGGCCGGCCGGAGGACGTCAGTTCGCCGCTGCACCGCCTGGAGCACGCCCTGGCGCCCTGGATCACCTACCTGGTGGTCCCGGTCTTCGGCTTCGCCAATGCCGGCGTCGACCTGACCGGCCTGACGCTCGACGCCCTGCTCCAGCCGGTGACGCTCGGCATCGCCGCCGGGCTGTTCCTGGGCAAGCAGGCCGGCGTGTTCGCCAGCCTGCGGCTCGCGGTCGCGCTCGGATGGGCGCAGCGCCCGGCCGGGGCCGGCTGGGGCCAGGTCTACGGCGTCGCGGTCCTGTGCGGGATCGGCTTCACCATGAGCCTGTTCATCGGCGGCCTGGCCTTCGCGGATCCGCAGCACGAGACCGCGGTGAAGCTCGGCGTGCTCGCGGGCTCGGCCCTGTCGGGACTCGCCGGGGCGGCGATCCTCCTGCTGGTGCCTCGCCCCGCGGCCATCCGGTAG
- a CDS encoding ATP-binding protein yields the protein MPAQQATLHLVCGKIAAGKSTLTARLGAAPGTIVVAEDRWLARLYPDEQATPADYVRHSTRLRGVMGPHVVDLLRAGLSVVLDFPANTRASRDWLRTLFEEAGAAHRLHYLDVADDVCRARLRTRNAAGTHEFTVTDAQFALFTQYFVAPTQDEGFDLVVHRP from the coding sequence ATGCCTGCCCAACAAGCGACGCTGCATCTCGTCTGCGGTAAGATCGCCGCCGGCAAATCGACGCTCACCGCCCGCCTCGGCGCGGCGCCCGGCACCATCGTGGTGGCCGAGGATCGCTGGCTCGCCCGGCTGTATCCCGACGAACAGGCCACCCCGGCCGATTATGTCCGCCATTCGACCCGTCTGCGCGGCGTGATGGGCCCGCACGTGGTCGACCTGCTCCGGGCCGGGCTCTCGGTGGTGCTGGATTTCCCCGCCAACACGCGCGCCAGCCGGGACTGGTTGCGCACCCTGTTCGAGGAAGCCGGCGCAGCCCACCGGCTCCACTATCTCGATGTGGCCGATGACGTGTGTAGGGCGCGCCTGCGGACGCGGAATGCGGCCGGCACGCATGAGTTCACCGTTACCGACGCGCAATTCGCGCTGTTTACACAATACTTCGTGGCGCCGACCCAGGACGAGGGCTTCGACCTGGTCGTCCATCGCCCGTGA
- a CDS encoding PIN domain-containing protein yields the protein MALVLDTSVYIHSAAGRLPEALHRLIERALLFHCAVALAELSVGVAAADPHGPNWAALRDHYAELFSRIPETRLLAPDAQTFADAGLVAGTLARLQSYQRHQRTACLADALIFLTAARAGLPVLTANREDFDLIQQLAPEGRFLTYERT from the coding sequence GTGGCCCTCGTCCTGGACACGAGTGTCTATATCCATAGCGCTGCCGGCAGGCTGCCCGAGGCGCTGCACCGGCTCATCGAGCGGGCGCTGCTGTTTCACTGTGCCGTCGCTCTCGCCGAACTGTCGGTCGGGGTGGCCGCCGCCGATCCGCACGGACCGAACTGGGCGGCGCTGCGCGATCACTATGCCGAACTCTTCAGCCGCATACCGGAGACGCGCCTGCTGGCGCCCGACGCACAGACCTTCGCGGATGCCGGACTTGTCGCCGGCACCCTCGCGCGCCTCCAGAGCTACCAGAGGCATCAGCGCACGGCCTGCCTCGCCGATGCGCTCATCTTCCTGACCGCCGCGCGGGCTGGCCTTCCCGTTCTGACGGCCAATCGCGAGGATTTCGATCTCATCCAGCAACTGGCGCCGGAGGGGCGGTTCCTCACTTACGAGCGCACCTGA
- a CDS encoding HAD family hydrolase produces the protein MDARVNTLGLVIFDCDGVLVDSEPLSLACLTAGLNRIGVAITFETVRARFTGTSMVSIMDHVARDYGVTAPPGFVEAVKAETLALFDAELRAMRGVAEAVAALGLPSCVASSSDPVRLRHSLSLTGLLPLFGERVFSSAQVARGKPFPDLFLFAAARMGAGPDACLVIEDSVPGVTAARSAGMRVAGFTGGGHWGHDPAGADLMTAGADQVFSDFSDLAAVIAAA, from the coding sequence TTGGATGCGCGCGTGAACACACTCGGCCTGGTGATCTTCGATTGCGACGGCGTCCTCGTGGACAGCGAGCCCCTGAGCCTCGCCTGCCTCACCGCCGGCCTGAACCGGATCGGGGTCGCGATCACCTTCGAGACGGTGCGGGCGCGCTTCACCGGCACCTCCATGGTGTCGATCATGGACCACGTCGCGCGCGATTACGGCGTCACCGCGCCCCCGGGCTTCGTGGAGGCGGTCAAGGCCGAGACGCTGGCGCTGTTCGATGCCGAGCTGCGAGCGATGCGGGGCGTCGCCGAGGCGGTCGCGGCCCTGGGCCTGCCGTCCTGTGTCGCGTCGAGCAGCGACCCGGTGCGGCTGCGCCATTCCCTCAGCCTGACCGGGCTCCTGCCGCTGTTCGGCGAGCGCGTCTTCTCCTCGGCGCAGGTCGCCCGGGGCAAGCCCTTCCCGGACCTGTTCCTGTTCGCGGCCGCCCGCATGGGCGCGGGGCCGGACGCCTGCCTGGTGATCGAGGACAGCGTGCCCGGGGTCACGGCGGCCCGAAGCGCCGGCATGCGGGTCGCCGGCTTCACCGGCGGCGGCCATTGGGGGCACGACCCCGCGGGCGCGGACCTGATGACGGCCGGCGCCGACCAGGTCTTCTCGGATTTCTCCGACCTCGCCGCGGTGATCGCCGCCGCCTGA
- a CDS encoding invasion associated locus b family protein has product MVRVPRLLPVGALALLASGLVTGLVGAVVGSVGLSASVAQAQEAQPDGFTDAAPARRGRRSRRERTPRAEKKAATPPGMQQATPVAIFGDWNVFVNGDGRAKLCYAIAQPQARSPKTLKRDTAYLFVSVRKGENVQNEVAVMLGFPSKPAASQVKPGSAAAPTDPSLNLGAGRYGLVVKDGNAWLQNPAEEARVVSEMSARNPKLVIKTTSLRGNPTSDEYALAGFAEAMKRTRDECAR; this is encoded by the coding sequence ATGGTCCGCGTCCCCCGCCTGCTCCCGGTCGGAGCCCTCGCCCTGCTCGCATCCGGTCTCGTCACCGGCCTCGTCGGCGCCGTTGTCGGGAGCGTCGGCCTGTCCGCGTCGGTCGCCCAGGCCCAGGAGGCGCAGCCGGACGGCTTCACGGATGCCGCCCCCGCCCGGCGCGGGCGCCGCTCGCGCCGGGAGCGGACGCCGCGGGCCGAAAAGAAGGCCGCGACCCCACCCGGGATGCAGCAGGCCACCCCGGTGGCGATCTTCGGCGACTGGAACGTGTTCGTGAACGGCGATGGCCGCGCCAAGCTCTGCTACGCCATCGCGCAGCCGCAGGCCCGCTCGCCCAAGACCCTGAAGCGCGACACCGCCTACCTGTTCGTGAGCGTGCGCAAGGGCGAGAACGTCCAGAACGAGGTCGCGGTGATGTTGGGCTTCCCGTCAAAGCCCGCGGCCTCCCAGGTCAAGCCGGGCTCCGCCGCGGCCCCGACGGACCCGAGCCTCAACCTCGGCGCCGGCCGCTACGGCCTCGTCGTGAAGGACGGGAATGCCTGGCTGCAGAACCCCGCCGAGGAGGCCCGGGTGGTCTCCGAGATGAGCGCGCGCAACCCGAAGCTGGTGATCAAGACCACCTCGCTGCGCGGCAACCCGACGAGCGACGAATATGCGCTCGCCGGGTTCGCGGAGGCGATGAAGCGCACCCGGGACGAGTGCGCGCGGTAG